One genomic window of Streptomyces sp. NBC_01498 includes the following:
- the proB gene encoding glutamate 5-kinase, protein MTVARQHVTEARRIVVKVGSSSLTTAAGGLDADRVDALVDVLAKVRSGGEKEIVLVSSGAIAAGLAPLGLTRRPRDLARQQASASVGQGLLVARYASSFSRYGLRVGQVLLTAHDTSRRSHYRNAYRTLDQLLTMGAVPVVNENDTVATEEIRFGDNDRLAALVAHLVRADLLVLLSDVDGLYDGDPSRPGSSRIARVDGPEDLADVTMGSAGKAGLGTGGMVTKVEAARIAAAAGIPVVLTSAGHAGDALAGRDTGTYFGPTGRRSADRLLWLAHASTPLGALTLDDGAVRAVVERRTSLLPAGIASVEGEFSAGDPVELRDTAGLAVARGLVNFDAKEIPQLLGRSTRDLARDLGPAYEREVVHRDDLVVLRP, encoded by the coding sequence GTGACAGTGGCAAGGCAGCACGTAACGGAAGCCCGCAGGATCGTCGTCAAGGTGGGCTCCTCCTCGCTCACCACCGCCGCCGGCGGGCTCGACGCCGACCGGGTCGACGCACTCGTCGACGTGCTCGCCAAGGTCCGCTCCGGCGGCGAGAAGGAGATCGTGCTCGTCTCCAGCGGCGCCATCGCCGCCGGCCTCGCCCCGCTCGGCCTCACCCGCCGCCCGCGCGACCTGGCCCGTCAGCAGGCGTCGGCCAGCGTCGGCCAGGGGCTGCTCGTCGCCAGGTACGCCTCGTCCTTCTCGCGGTACGGGCTCCGCGTCGGCCAGGTCCTGCTCACCGCCCACGACACCAGCCGCCGTTCCCACTACCGCAACGCCTACCGCACCCTCGACCAGCTGCTCACCATGGGCGCCGTCCCCGTCGTCAACGAGAACGACACCGTCGCCACCGAGGAGATCCGCTTCGGCGACAACGACCGGCTGGCGGCTCTCGTCGCCCATCTCGTCCGCGCCGACCTGCTCGTCCTGCTCTCGGACGTGGACGGCCTGTACGACGGCGACCCCAGCAGACCCGGCAGCTCACGCATCGCGCGCGTGGACGGCCCCGAGGACCTCGCCGACGTCACCATGGGCAGCGCGGGCAAGGCCGGACTCGGCACCGGCGGCATGGTCACCAAGGTCGAGGCCGCCCGGATCGCCGCCGCCGCCGGGATCCCCGTGGTCCTCACCTCGGCCGGCCACGCGGGCGACGCACTCGCCGGACGCGACACCGGCACGTACTTCGGCCCCACCGGCCGCCGCTCCGCCGACCGGCTGCTCTGGCTCGCCCACGCCTCGACCCCCCTGGGCGCGCTGACCCTCGACGACGGCGCCGTCCGGGCCGTCGTGGAGCGCCGCACCTCGCTGCTCCCGGCCGGGATCGCCTCGGTGGAGGGCGAGTTCAGCGCCGGGGACCCGGTCGAGCTGCGCGACACCGCGGGCCTGGCCGTGGCCCGTGGCCTGGTGAACTTCGACGCCAAGGAGATTCCCCAGCTCCTCGGCCGCTCCACCCGGGACCTGGCACGGGACCTCGGCCCCGCCTACGAGCGGGAGGTCGTCCACCGGGACGATCTGGTCGTTCTGCGTCCCTGA